ATCTGGGTATCCCGGCTTTTTCGGGGCGAACGATCCCTAAGCGGTTTGCGTTTGGTAAGGTATCGGGCTCCGGTAGCGTGCACTGCTGCGGCTAGATGACTTGAACCCTGAAGATAGGTGACAATTGCCGGGCATTTAGCTCGATATTTCCGCAATACCGACAGGAAACGTCCCGGTCATTTCTCAGGAACCACGCTTGCATGAACCATCAATCGCTTTCCGCCTTCATCTGGTCCGTCGCTGATCTGCTGCGGGGCGACTACAAGCAGTCGGAATACGGCAAGGTCATTCTGCCGTTTACCGTGCTGCGCCGTCTGGACTGCGTGTTGGAAGACACCAAGGCCGCCGTGCTCGCCGAGCATGCCGACAAGCTGAAGCTGGGCTTGAACGCCGAGCCCTTCCTGCTGCGCAAGGCTGGGCAGAGCTTCTGCAACACGTCGCCCCTCGACATGAAGAAGCTGATGGGCGACCAGGACCACATCAAGGAGAACCTGTTTTCTTACCTCCAGGCCTTTTCCCCGGCGGTCCGTGACATCTTCGAGCGCTTCGATTTCTACACGCAGATCGACCGTCTTGCCAAAGCCGGATTGCTCTATCAGGTAGCGGAGAAGTTCGCACACATCGACCTGCACCCGGACACCGTCAGCAACAGCCAAATGGGCCTGGTGTTCGAGGAACTGATTCGGAAGTTTGCCGAAATCTCCAACGAAACCGCCGGAGAACATTTCACGCCCCGCGAAGTGATCCGCCTCATGGTCAACCTGCTGTTCATCGAGGATGACGAGGTACTGGCGAAACCCGGTGTCGTGCGCACGATTTACGATCCGGCGGCCGGCACCGGCGGCATGTTGTCCGTGGCCGGGGAATATCTCGAGGAGCACAACCCCGACGCCCGTCTGACCATGTTCGGGCAGGAGCTCAACCCGGAGTCCTATGCCATCTGCAAGGCGGACATGCTGATCAAGGGGCAGGATGTCGCCAACATCGTTTTCGGCAACACCTTCTCGGACGACGGCCACCCGATCAAGAAGTTCGATTACATGCTGTCCAATCCGCCCTTTGGCGTGGAATGGAAGAAGGTCGAGAAGGAAATCCGCAAGGAGCATGAGAGCCAGGGCTACAACGGGCGCTTTGGCCCCGGCCTGCCGCGCGTCTCCGACGGCTCGTTGCTGTTCCTGCTGCATCTCATCAGCAAGATGCGTCAGGCGAAGGACGGCGGCAGCCGCTTCGGCATCGTCCTCAACGGCTCGCCGTTGTTCACCGGCGGTGCCGGATCCGGCGAAAGTGAAATCCGCCGCTATGTGCTGGAGAACGATCTGCTGGAAGCCATCATCGGCCTGCCCACGGACATGTTCTACAACACC
This region of Methyloterricola oryzae genomic DNA includes:
- a CDS encoding type I restriction-modification system subunit M; this translates as MNHQSLSAFIWSVADLLRGDYKQSEYGKVILPFTVLRRLDCVLEDTKAAVLAEHADKLKLGLNAEPFLLRKAGQSFCNTSPLDMKKLMGDQDHIKENLFSYLQAFSPAVRDIFERFDFYTQIDRLAKAGLLYQVAEKFAHIDLHPDTVSNSQMGLVFEELIRKFAEISNETAGEHFTPREVIRLMVNLLFIEDDEVLAKPGVVRTIYDPAAGTGGMLSVAGEYLEEHNPDARLTMFGQELNPESYAICKADMLIKGQDVANIVFGNTFSDDGHPIKKFDYMLSNPPFGVEWKKVEKEIRKEHESQGYNGRFGPGLPRVSDGSLLFLLHLISKMRQAKDGGSRFGIVLNGSPLFTGGAGSGESEIRRYVLENDLLEAIIGLPTDMFYNTGISTYVWILSNRKPEYRKGLVQLIDASGFWQKMRKSLGSKRKELSDEHIAEITRLFGQFVEAKDGKKPISRIFKTSDFGYRTITVERPQRDESGKIVLGEKGKQKGKPQPDSSLRDTENVSLSEGVETYFQREVLPHAPDAWIDHDKTKVGYEIPFNRHFYVFEPPRSLADIDADLKHCTDRILTMIAGLSG